In Oncorhynchus tshawytscha isolate Ot180627B linkage group LG01, Otsh_v2.0, whole genome shotgun sequence, the genomic stretch AGCTGTGTgtctatggaacatttctgggatctttgatTTCAGCAAATGAAaatgggaccaacaatttacatgttgagtttatataattttttgttcagtgtacattccAGGCAAACACTTACGGTACTGATAAGGGTTTCACCCATTGGGAAGAAAACTTGTCTTAACGTCGATCTCAATGTGATCTTTTCATTTTTAACAAAGCATTATGTTGGACAGGTGTCAAGTGTACAGCTTAGTTGAGCTTGTGTGTAGTTTACCTCTATATCGATGTCTTTGAAGGCCTTGGCTCCCAGTTCGGTCTTCTTTATCTGCTCCAGCCGCTCGCGCACGGTCTTTTTCTTGATCTGCTCGTGCTCCTGCATGATGCGCTCCTTCTCGCGCTCCTTGGCCTCCTGGCGCAGGCGCTCCTCCTCTGCCTTGCGCACCTTCTGCAGCTCCGCCTCGCGCTGCTCCAGCTCCTCTTTCTCCCGCTGGATATTGAGGTTCTCCAGGCGCTCCTTGCGCTCCTCGATGGTCTGCCGGCGGGCCAGGATGCGCTGGTGCTCCTTGCGGCCGTTCTTCAGGTAGGCGGTGATGGCTAGCTGGCTCTGCTCCTCGCGCTCTTTCTGGAAATGGTGGACAAAGGGGGTagaagagtgagagatggggatAGGTTTGTTAGAGCGAGAATGAGGAGGAGCAATAAAGATTGACACGGCGTGAAACCCCTATTCGTGCACAATGTGAattggtgctgtgtgtgtgtgtgtgtatgcacagaACAATACATATAGTATTGGCCCAAAATGTTACATTTTCAAAATGCCTTAAATAGCTTATAATAATTTATGGAATGCACAATGGGATGATGGAATAGAAAGCATGTTTTGATATTTTATCAGGGAGGACAGCGACGTTGTCTACTTTTTTTTAGGGCTAGCAGTGCATGTACAAATGCCATCTCGACGGGAGGCTGTACTCACCAGCATGGACGCAGGCTTGATGACCTGGATTGCTTTGGCCAAGGAAGACGACATTGCTGTCAGCTGGTTCCTGATCTGGGCAGAGGGCATGTTCTGCAAGAACGGCCCCACAGGAGAGTCCTCTTTGGTCGAGTAATTCAAGTCCGAACCAAAGCTCAGGTTCCGAGTGGTATGGTCAATTCGAACCTAGAAAAAGACATTTCAAAAAGATTTCAAGTGTGCCATTCTGTGTAACAAACAGAAGTGTGTTAATATTTTAGTTGTGGAAATACTGACTGAATTCAAAGTGTATAGGTATGAAAAACCTATGCATTTAGGTGAAAAATCAACATGGGTGTTTGTGCAAAATTGTACAGAGAATATTATTGGCAAATCCATGTCCAGTACTCTACCTGCAGATCGCAGTGTCGGGCAGCATCCACAATGGAGCGCTCCAATTGGAAGGGATCCACAAATGGAACCAGGGAGGCCAGACGGTTGAACTCAATGCTTTGATAGATCTGAGCCACCTAATATCCCATTAAAATAAAACAGTGTTCAGTGACTAGTTAATAGGAACACAATTTGCATATTGTAACAATCAATGAAATCATGCATTCCAAATgatagcagggatgggcaacatCCTGAGGCTTGAGAGACACGTCGGGATATTCTTTTGACCGTTTGTtagtcaaaaaaataaaataataatcaatGCGTGCTGTAAAAAGGACAGTTATTTTAAAATACATTAGGCAGATTAAAACATTAACATAAATTCTGATAGAAACTAGATGTTCAAATGTAGTTTAatccactttttattttattattactaAATCCACCGTGGGTGGTATTTAAAATCGTCTCGCGGGCCTCCTAGTGCCCATCCCTGCAGTATAGAGTTACAAGGACATCAGTTATCGTTTAAGAGATTGACAGACCATTAAAGTATAAGTGAGCAATAAGTCACCTGCTGCAGCAGCCTGAGGATGGTGTTACTCTGCAGGTGGGGAACATATTGCTGGAGGTCCGCCTCCTTCTCAGACTGGTCTCTCACCCAGTTCAACACCTAAGAGGAAAGTCAATAccatacatgaagaaaaacaaaatGGTAAATGAAATCAGCCATGACACAAATTGTTGTAATTTCAGAGGAGTTATATGTGTATGTATTTTATATTGTTTTTTGGACCGTTGCAAGTCAAATTGCCCAATGTTGCAACATTGTAACTTGTCTGAATTCAAATGTTACCTTTGTTACTCTTCCGCTCAGCTTCAGTGGGTGGAAGTCCATCTCCAGCCAATTGTACAGCTCCTTCACCTCAGGTACAATGTACTGCAGCAAGTTGAATCGAACCTAAAGGGGAAACATTACATGCACATTCCACTGTGAACAACCCCTGACAAAAGGACAACTAAAAAAAAGAAACAGCAGTTGGTTAAACTTTCTCTGACTTCTCTTGGggtaaaaaccaaaacagcctatttTAGGACCTGGGTCACAAGCTAACATCATGCAAGTAAATCTCAGCAATGGAAAAACAAGTGTTTATTTGAATGGTTAATTATGTAGTAAACAAATGTATCTGTATAGGTAGTTCACAGGACTAAAACAAGTTCAGCACTAGAATACAAACTCCTAACACTGACATATGGGACATACTTTAACCGGTCTGCTCACAAACATAAAGCTATGGTTATTTCTATAGTCTGTTCCATGCATGTGGGTATATACCATGTCATTGATGAGGCTCTGGCGGGTTGGTGGGGACTGCAGGCCCAGTAGTGTGGCCAGCCTACGGTGTTTCTCCACGATTATGCCGTCCATGTCCAACAGGCGGGCAATATCTGTGCGTTCCGGGGTGATGGGAATGGACAGGGTGGCCAGGAGGACCCTTGTGGACatcctgggggagagagaggagagctgtgaGCAACTGCCTGACTGGCAACCTTGGATCTACCCATCAACAAACATTGATGACAAAAAGCACATTAACATGAAGAGGACGGGGGCAGTGTCCTGTAAAAAAAGGCTCTGATTAGTTGCAAATGAGGCAGAGGTGTGAGGGTGACTGATCGACAGGTGATTAAGGTGAGAGAGAAACCATAAATCCGGTTGATGAAAAGTCTGAATTGTTTTGTTGTTAAGGGAATGGCCATTCAAGTAATTATTTTTGCCACACATTCCAACAGACTGGTCAGGACTGGGCTTCCATACCTCTGCATCTCTTCCTGGGTGAGGTTCTTGCGCATCTCCCTGGAAAGATGGTAGAGGCGATGGAGGGTGCAGGCGTGGAACAGGGCATTCCCAGACTTCCAAAACACAGTGGACACCTTGTTGTAGTAGTTGGCCATAAGTTGAGGCTTGGGGGGCTTCTTGGAAAGGGCGAAGAGACCATGGATGTCTTCCACAGCCTTGAAAGCTTCCTgtaaaaatcaaaaatcaaatttcACCATTCACAACACATAAAAATCAATGTTCATAATAAAAAGGTAGATAAAATTGCCTGCTGAAAAAAGAAAAAATGAGCAATAGAAGTATTTGAGATGCAACATTGTTACAACTAAACATTGCAAGCTAATCATATTTGACATACCTGCCAGAGCTCCATGGCAATGGCACTGTCCAGTTGCACCAGGCGTGTCTCCAGGTGCATAGACTGGCTCTCAGGGTTGTTCAGGTTGATGGCTGTGCTCTGGTTGTGGTGGCGCTGGATCTGGCCCAGGTGCATGCGCAGATTGTCACAAAGCTTCCGGAACTCTGCCTTACGGGTGTACTGAAGGCAGAACTTGAAAGCTGTGGAGTACATTAGGATAAGGACCAATAAATTGATTATGGTGCCAGAAAAGGTGAGTAAACCTAAACACTTATGCATCTCAGACTAATATATATTTCTAATAACAAGATTGTTAGCTAACATCAAACCTACACTCAAACCGGGAACTGAAAATGTACATCAGGGGGCAGCAAAGGGGGTATATACCATGTCATTGATGAGGCTCTGGCGAGTTGGCGGGGACTTCAAGTGATTTTTGGGGCCCCCCAACATTCAGTAAAAGTGATTGTAGTTTTTggttcaattgttttttttaaactaatcaCCAAGAACTCagcaaaataaaaataatttcagAAATCTGTTTTAAGTATTTCcactttatttttttatgtctCAATGTAATCAGGTAGGAAATGCTTTTGGGGCTTACTTGTGGTCAATTTGCTGTGAAAATTTGTATAATTATTTTCGCTCCCTGACCATCCACTGACAAATTGGGTGAATGTAGTTGCCTACCCGGATGTACATCAGGTTAAAAGTTCAGATTGTGCTCACCTTGTTGGGCAATGTCATGGTAGAGGCGCTCCACCTTGGAGTTGTTACGCAGCAAGTCCAGGCATTGGCGGTAGGATTCCCACAGAAATTTCACCCAGGGAGTAAGCAGCAGACGGTCTGTACGATCCTGGGTGTCTTCACCACTCACAGCGCTCAGAAGTACACTAGGATCACACAAGGTAGTCAAGTCATATTTGAGCTCATAGAACTACACCGTCAACATTGCATCACTGTGCACACATCACCACCATGCTAATGGTTTACAGCAGAGGTGAAGCACAATAGTTATCATGTTTACAGCTATTAAAAGGTGGTAACAATCAAGTTTACAGATAGTGTAATATATCTGAAATCTAGTATCAGTCCATTACATTGGAAAAAGTTTTCAAATGGACCCATATCTcaaagttaaataaaaggttaaataccTCTCAGGAGTCTGGATGTTGTCAAGATCCTCAATGTCCAGGACCATCTGCTGCGACTCCCCCTTGGCTGTCTCCGTCTTCTCCTCGGCCAACTTCAGGTAGGCTCGAACCACATCCTCGAGGGATTTGATGTTCACCTACAGAACAAAATAGAGAGGGTCATACTTATCTCCGGCAGGCGAGTGACTTTTGTAGGATCAATAGTATGCCACGTTTATGCTTGTCCAAGAGAGGGCTTGGTGTGCTGACCTGCTGGCAGATGTTCTTGTACTGGTATAGGCCCTCCTTGGCCAGGTGGCTCTTGCGCAGGTCCACGCAGAGCTCCAGGTACTTGAGCATGATGGGCTCGTGGATCTTCTGCCATGTTCGATGCTTTTTGCTCTTAATGACATCGTACAAAACATCCAAAGCTGGCTGCTTTTTGCCCACCTCCAAAAACTCTGTAAAAACATAGCACATTACACGAAAAAGGATGAAAAAAATGTTCTGAAGGTGAATCCGTTGCTGCAATATAACTTTCATGCACAAAGGACACCTAATAGATTACAAATATCGGAGTCCGGTTTTGCCGACATCGCTGGAATTTAGGCTTACGAGTGTTTTAAcgatgcatctttcctacaacaGACGAAGATGCAACGAGAGAACATTGCTAAGAGCATCATTGAGGCATGTGTCGATACTGAGAGGTTCGAAAGAACGGCCGTCCGCCCGTCTctcagatcagctttctccattcaaatcttaccttgATATTATAATTATTCCACAATAATGACAGATCAGCTCCTAGAAAGATATCACTTGTGGCCGCAAATATTGAGACagcttattctaatgcttaccctATAATAACGTACTTAATCAtgatttggcacatcattgcaCACATTAGGCACATCATTACATTTATTGAGGCAGAAATTACAGACAGCAGCCAAATAAAACAACATTGAATTAACATGAAATTGATTTCAATATCATTGAAATAACAGTATATGGGCCTAGATATCCTATAATTTAGTTAGGCTATTTATATTTGAAAGCAGTCATCTCAGCTCTCATTTGAAGCATCTTTTTATCCTTTGCTTGTTTATAACAACTGCAGACATTGGCAACTTTGGAATTGTAGTCAACTTCGtgagacagataaacatcttgattctGTTTTGTGGAAgtctgtgtataaagtgacgcGGCAGGGGGGACAACACATCTAACCACATATTTTCCTGTTGTTCAAGTGGTCTTTAGATTATAAGCTTTCTCAAGTGTAACTTTAGTAATGATGTCGAAGGAGATTTAACGACGCTTCTACGAAGGTTCGTTCCAATGATGAACATAGCCTTAAGATGCTGTTGGGAAACGAGGCCCTGATAGCTGACTTTTTATTATCACATACACCAGACAGGTCCAGTAAaatttgttgttttacagggtcagcagTAGTAGTACGGAACCCCTAGACtagagcaaattagggttaaggaccaagctcaagggcacatcgacagattattcaccttgtcagctcaggtattcgaaccagcgatCTTTCGTGTACTGTCCCAACCGCTAGGCTACCAGCTGCACTTTAGCTACTATAGTAGGTATTTAGCTACACCCCAAACCAACCATATGTTATGACTAACGAGCGACAATATAACTGCAAGATTAATTAGTAGAGAATGTTAGCTATGACAACATCACGTGACAACCGACTTTCATGGGGGGGTGAGATATGCAAACCCTGCCCGGGGAACAGGGCGATGCAAAACGAACTCGCCCATTGATAGCCAATCTTAGCTGGGCCTTCTGTTTTGGTGATCCAATCTAGCTAGTTACCTTGTTAATTATCCAAGACAAGGCTAAAAACATTAACCATCAGCAGCTCTTACCTTTCAGTTGATGTGGCGAAACCGATTATTAGTGACTTCCGAGTGAGTTGAACAAGTTGATCCCCGTGTCACTAGTTAGCAGCTTAGCTAGGGGATATGCTAATACGTTAGCTAACCCTTCAAGGCTAGGACGTGCTGacgttaatgttagctagtcagtgTGAACAAGATGGCAGGTACTTTTCGACGCACCCGGCCTAACATCAGTGACAGACATAAATCTGATCGGTGTGATTTTAGATTTCAAGTACTGTTGTTGAATTGACCGGGCTATGACACCTTTTAACGTAATTATGGGTGGTGTTATTCTAAGGCCTAGTGACACGGGTGGCTTGAATGAGTGTACCTCTATACTTTCAACATGTCTTCCCCGCCATGCGTAGCTAGCGAACCACGGCAAGCCAATGTGAATACATAACTGGGACGCAAGCGCGGAAATCTAAGAAATTATCATATACGACTCACCATTTGCTCGTTTGAGAGCATTCTCCGGTCGTTGGAAATATGCCGGCATTTTTCTGACTTTCTCGCGGAATGAAGAGAAGGTTGGTTTGGGTGAATTTGACTAATTTCACCGGTCCATCCGCGCCAGGCATTCACCCGTTCCGACAAGCTCCTAGGAAAGGAATGAACCACGTGAACGGCCCACATCAGTGACGACAAAGGTTCCCGTATGTAACAGAAGAGACGTACATCAGATAGAAAGGCTGTAAGTAAATCATTAAACGTATGTATATTGATTGAGAGGAAATTTTATTACAATTtcatgtgatttttttttcatgACGTTGCCGTAAAGaattaaacaaataaatataaatata encodes the following:
- the LOC112252738 gene encoding eukaryotic translation initiation factor 3 subunit A isoform X1 → MPAYFQRPENALKRANEFLEVGKKQPALDVLYDVIKSKKHRTWQKIHEPIMLKYLELCVDLRKSHLAKEGLYQYKNICQQVNIKSLEDVVRAYLKLAEEKTETAKGESQQMVLDIEDLDNIQTPESVLLSAVSGEDTQDRTDRLLLTPWVKFLWESYRQCLDLLRNNSKVERLYHDIAQQAFKFCLQYTRKAEFRKLCDNLRMHLGQIQRHHNQSTAINLNNPESQSMHLETRLVQLDSAIAMELWQEAFKAVEDIHGLFALSKKPPKPQLMANYYNKVSTVFWKSGNALFHACTLHRLYHLSREMRKNLTQEEMQRMSTRVLLATLSIPITPERTDIARLLDMDGIIVEKHRRLATLLGLQSPPTRQSLINDMVRFNLLQYIVPEVKELYNWLEMDFHPLKLSGRVTKVLNWVRDQSEKEADLQQYVPHLQSNTILRLLQQVAQIYQSIEFNRLASLVPFVDPFQLERSIVDAARHCDLQVRIDHTTRNLSFGSDLNYSTKEDSPVGPFLQNMPSAQIRNQLTAMSSSLAKAIQVIKPASMLKEREEQSQLAITAYLKNGRKEHQRILARRQTIEERKERLENLNIQREKEELEQREAELQKVRKAEEERLRQEAKEREKERIMQEHEQIKKKTVRERLEQIKKTELGAKAFKDIDIEDLEDLDPDFIMSKQVEQLEKEKRELQDRLKNQEKKIDYFERAKRLEEIPLIKKAYEEQRVKDMELWELQEEERISNMKVERERALEHKQRMSRMMEDKENFVGKITDARSFIYEEKLKQFQERLVEERKKRLEERKIHRKEDRRNTFHRQKEEEAQRIHEEQLKKEREERERIEQEAREAEEAEYQERLRKLEEQERKQRARQQEIEERERRREEEMRAPARSEEKPRGETKDWGAEKEEGGGGWRRRTEVESERRRPVPDNDAVPDKDWRADGGEDKDREPPSRRGGDGPRRGGADDRGPPRRGFGDDDRPLRRGMDEDRPPRRTFGDDDRGLRRGGDEDRAPRRGFDDGPRRGFDEDRGPRRGFDDGPRRGTDESRAPRRGADDDTWGPRRGGDDERGGPRDDKPWKPAGRPVALVSASGGGWREREKAREESWGPPREGSSSKEGEEVEREEKQESERFPERRPPRSDAQEEGGGGGGAWRRPGADDEAPKKSWRDSARQEEPDREDRPPIRRERPERRDDRDRPPPSREPEEGGGSWRRAGDEKRDVRKEERPAPPRPREGEREVDGEKSSWRSEKDKENAGRAKKTNEETDDDGWTTVARR
- the LOC112252738 gene encoding eukaryotic translation initiation factor 3 subunit A isoform X5, with the translated sequence MPAYFQRPENALKRANEFLEVGKKQPALDVLYDVIKSKKHRTWQKIHEPIMLKYLELCVDLRKSHLAKEGLYQYKNICQQVNIKSLEDVVRAYLKLAEEKTETAKGESQQMVLDIEDLDNIQTPESVLLSAVSGEDTQDRTDRLLLTPWVKFLWESYRQCLDLLRNNSKVERLYHDIAQQAFKFCLQYTRKAEFRKLCDNLRMHLGQIQRHHNQSTAINLNNPESQSMHLETRLVQLDSAIAMELWQEAFKAVEDIHGLFALSKKPPKPQLMANYYNKVSTVFWKSGNALFHACTLHRLYHLSREMRKNLTQEEMQRMSTRVLLATLSIPITPERTDIARLLDMDGIIVEKHRRLATLLGLQSPPTRQSLINDMVRFNLLQYIVPEVKELYNWLEMDFHPLKLSGRVTKVLNWVRDQSEKEADLQQYVPHLQSNTILRLLQQVAQIYQSIEFNRLASLVPFVDPFQLERSIVDAARHCDLQVRIDHTTRNLSFGSDLNYSTKEDSPVGPFLQNMPSAQIRNQLTAMSSSLAKAIQVIKPASMLKEREEQSQLAITAYLKNGRKEHQRILARRQTIEERKERLENLNIQREKEELEQREAELQKVRKAEEERLRQEAKEREKERIMQEHEQIKKKTVRERLEQIKKTELGAKAFKDIDIEDLEDLDPDFIMSKQVEQLEKEKRELQDRLKNQEKKIDYFERAKRLEEIPLIKKAYEEQRVKDMELWELQEEERISNMKVERERALEHKQRMSRMMEDKENFVGKITDARSFIYEEKLKQFQERLVEERKKRLEERKIHRKEDRRNTFHRQKEEEAQRIHEEQLKKEREERERIEQEAREAEEAEYQERLRKLEEQERKQRARQQEIEERERRREEEMRAPARSEEKPRGETKDWGAEKEEGGGGWRRRTEVESERRRPVPDKDWRADGGEDKDREPPSRRGGDGPRRGGADDRGPPRRGFGDDDRPLRRGMDEDRPPRRTFGDDDRGLRRGGDEDRAPRRGFDDGPRRGFDEDRGPRRGFDDGPRRGTDESRAPRRGADDDTWGPRRGGDDERGGPRDDKPWKPAGRPGGGWREREKAREESWGPPREGSSSKEGEEVEREEKQESERFPERRPPRSDAQEEGGGGGGAWRRPGADDEAPKKSWRDSARQEEPDREDRPPIRRERPERRDDRDRPPPSREPEEGGGSWRRAGDEKRDVRKEERPAPPRPREGEREVDGEKSSWRSEKDKENAGRAKKTNEETDDDGWTTVARR
- the LOC112252738 gene encoding eukaryotic translation initiation factor 3 subunit A isoform X4, whose product is MPAYFQRPENALKRANEFLEVGKKQPALDVLYDVIKSKKHRTWQKIHEPIMLKYLELCVDLRKSHLAKEGLYQYKNICQQVNIKSLEDVVRAYLKLAEEKTETAKGESQQMVLDIEDLDNIQTPESVLLSAVSGEDTQDRTDRLLLTPWVKFLWESYRQCLDLLRNNSKVERLYHDIAQQAFKFCLQYTRKAEFRKLCDNLRMHLGQIQRHHNQSTAINLNNPESQSMHLETRLVQLDSAIAMELWQEAFKAVEDIHGLFALSKKPPKPQLMANYYNKVSTVFWKSGNALFHACTLHRLYHLSREMRKNLTQEEMQRMSTRVLLATLSIPITPERTDIARLLDMDGIIVEKHRRLATLLGLQSPPTRQSLINDMVRFNLLQYIVPEVKELYNWLEMDFHPLKLSGRVTKVLNWVRDQSEKEADLQQYVPHLQSNTILRLLQQVAQIYQSIEFNRLASLVPFVDPFQLERSIVDAARHCDLQVRIDHTTRNLSFGSDLNYSTKEDSPVGPFLQNMPSAQIRNQLTAMSSSLAKAIQVIKPASMLKEREEQSQLAITAYLKNGRKEHQRILARRQTIEERKERLENLNIQREKEELEQREAELQKVRKAEEERLRQEAKEREKERIMQEHEQIKKKTVRERLEQIKKTELGAKAFKDIDIEDLEDLDPDFIMSKQVEQLEKEKRELQDRLKNQEKKIDYFERAKRLEEIPLIKKAYEEQRVKDMELWELQEEERISNMKVERERALEHKQRMSRMMEDKENFVGKITDARSFIYEEKLKQFQERLVEERKKRLEERKIHRKEDRRNTFHRQKEEEAQRIHEEQLKKEREERERIEQEAREAEEAEYQERLRKLEEQERKQRARQQEIEERERRREEEMRAPARSEEKPRGETKDWGAEKEEGGGGWRRRTEVESERRRPVPDNDAVPDKDWRADGGEDKDREPPSRRGGDGPRRGGADDRGPPRRGFGDDDRPLRRGMDEDRPPRRTFGDDDRGLRRGGDEDRAPRRGFDDGPRRGFDEDRGPRRGFDDGPRRGTDESRAPRRGADDDTWGPRRGGDDERGGPRDDKPWKPAGRPGGGWREREKAREESWGPPREGSSSKEGEEVEREEKQESERFPERRPPRSDAQEEGGGGGGAWRRPGADDEAPKKSWRDSARQEEPDREDRPPIRRERPERRDDRDRPPPSREPEEGGGSWRRAGDEKRDVRKEERPAPPRPREGEREVDGEKSSWRSEKDKENAGRAKKTNEETDDDGWTTVARR
- the LOC112252738 gene encoding eukaryotic translation initiation factor 3 subunit A isoform X2 yields the protein MPAYFQRPENALKRANEFLEVGKKQPALDVLYDVIKSKKHRTWQKIHEPIMLKYLELCVDLRKSHLAKEGLYQYKNICQQVNIKSLEDVVRAYLKLAEEKTETAKGESQQMVLDIEDLDNIQTPESVLLSAVSGEDTQDRTDRLLLTPWVKFLWESYRQCLDLLRNNSKVERLYHDIAQQAFKFCLQYTRKAEFRKLCDNLRMHLGQIQRHHNQSTAINLNNPESQSMHLETRLVQLDSAIAMELWQEAFKAVEDIHGLFALSKKPPKPQLMANYYNKVSTVFWKSGNALFHACTLHRLYHLSREMRKNLTQEEMQRMSTRVLLATLSIPITPERTDIARLLDMDGIIVEKHRRLATLLGLQSPPTRQSLINDMVRFNLLQYIVPEVKELYNWLEMDFHPLKLSGRVTKVLNWVRDQSEKEADLQQYVPHLQSNTILRLLQQVAQIYQSIEFNRLASLVPFVDPFQLERSIVDAARHCDLQVRIDHTTRNLSFGSDLNYSTKEDSPVGPFLQNMPSAQIRNQLTAMSSSLAKAIQVIKPASMLKEREEQSQLAITAYLKNGRKEHQRILARRQTIEERKERLENLNIQREKEELEQREAELQKVRKAEEERLRQEAKEREKERIMQEHEQIKKKTVRERLEQIKKTELGAKAFKDIDIEDLEDLDPDFIMSKQVEQLEKEKRELQDRLKNQEKKIDYFERAKRLEEIPLIKKAYEEQRVKDMELWELQEEERISNMKVERERALEHKQRMSRMMEDKENFVGKITDARSFIYEEKLKQFQERLVEERKKRLEERKIHRKEDRRNTFHRQKEEEAQRIHEEQLKKEREERERIEQEAREAEEAEYQERLRKLEEQERKQRARQQEIEERERRREEEMRAPARSEEKPRGETKDWGAEKEEGGGGWRRRTEVESERRRPVPDNDAVPDKDWRADGGEDKDREPPSRRGGDGPRRGGADDRGPPRRGFGDDDRPLRRGMDEDRPPRRTFGDDDRGLRRGGDEDRAPRRGFDDGPRRGFDEDRGPRRGFDDGPRRGTDESRAPRRGADDDTWGPRRGGDDERGGPRDDKPWKPAGRPVALVSASGGGWREREKAREESWGPPREGSSSKEGEEVEREEKQESERFPERRPPREEGGGGGGAWRRPGADDEAPKKSWRDSARQEEPDREDRPPIRRERPERRDDRDRPPPSREPEEGGGSWRRAGDEKRDVRKEERPAPPRPREGEREVDGEKSSWRSEKDKENAGRAKKTNEETDDDGWTTVARR
- the LOC112252738 gene encoding eukaryotic translation initiation factor 3 subunit A isoform X3, which codes for MPAYFQRPENALKRANEFLEVGKKQPALDVLYDVIKSKKHRTWQKIHEPIMLKYLELCVDLRKSHLAKEGLYQYKNICQQVNIKSLEDVVRAYLKLAEEKTETAKGESQQMVLDIEDLDNIQTPESVLLSAVSGEDTQDRTDRLLLTPWVKFLWESYRQCLDLLRNNSKVERLYHDIAQQAFKFCLQYTRKAEFRKLCDNLRMHLGQIQRHHNQSTAINLNNPESQSMHLETRLVQLDSAIAMELWQEAFKAVEDIHGLFALSKKPPKPQLMANYYNKVSTVFWKSGNALFHACTLHRLYHLSREMRKNLTQEEMQRMSTRVLLATLSIPITPERTDIARLLDMDGIIVEKHRRLATLLGLQSPPTRQSLINDMVRFNLLQYIVPEVKELYNWLEMDFHPLKLSGRVTKVLNWVRDQSEKEADLQQYVPHLQSNTILRLLQQVAQIYQSIEFNRLASLVPFVDPFQLERSIVDAARHCDLQVRIDHTTRNLSFGSDLNYSTKEDSPVGPFLQNMPSAQIRNQLTAMSSSLAKAIQVIKPASMLKEREEQSQLAITAYLKNGRKEHQRILARRQTIEERKERLENLNIQREKEELEQREAELQKVRKAEEERLRQEAKEREKERIMQEHEQIKKKTVRERLEQIKKTELGAKAFKDIDIEDLEDLDPDFIMSKQVEQLEKEKRELQDRLKNQEKKIDYFERAKRLEEIPLIKKAYEEQRVKDMELWELQEEERISNMKVERERALEHKQRMSRMMEDKENFVGKITDARSFIYEEKLKQFQERLVEERKKRLEERKIHRKEDRRNTFHRQKEEEAQRIHEEQLKKEREERERIEQEAREAEEAEYQERLRKLEEQERKQRARQQEIEERERRREEEMRAPARSEEKPRGETKDWGAEKEEGGGGWRRRTEVESERRRPVPDKDWRADGGEDKDREPPSRRGGDGPRRGGADDRGPPRRGFGDDDRPLRRGMDEDRPPRRTFGDDDRGLRRGGDEDRAPRRGFDDGPRRGFDEDRGPRRGFDDGPRRGTDESRAPRRGADDDTWGPRRGGDDERGGPRDDKPWKPAGRPVALVSASGGGWREREKAREESWGPPREGSSSKEGEEVEREEKQESERFPERRPPRSDAQEEGGGGGGAWRRPGADDEAPKKSWRDSARQEEPDREDRPPIRRERPERRDDRDRPPPSREPEEGGGSWRRAGDEKRDVRKEERPAPPRPREGEREVDGEKSSWRSEKDKENAGRAKKTNEETDDDGWTTVARR